In a single window of the Mugil cephalus isolate CIBA_MC_2020 chromosome 6, CIBA_Mcephalus_1.1, whole genome shotgun sequence genome:
- the tmem59l gene encoding transmembrane protein 59-like has translation MSVCLSGDWCVRDDDDDDACDATSRSRSAEQQTGPGLRQQQQQQQHLHHPPHTGAAQCRLKLDSPLLSSGFEMLRLGGRMCGFSALLSVLLAGLAAASSDLFDNQLGDINYCKKQCGLTIKNKSPAKDSIMNACHRGCRLYSICQFVNGNAGFNTSREECQGACQEAYIKLLEQEACCTGCASQPSEPEIKRRKLRAMTLRPKPPSVMEAVSSWCNDIVSSAQSFISSTWTFYLQADDGKVVVFQSQPEMEYSLPELQAPRSSVADKPWPQVHSHTQRPHGVRGHGEKGAPKAAGKGKHAAQHAEDPAAEHDFLGCMSRRSGLPRWILAACLFLSIMVMLWLSCASLVTAPEQHIKTQLSINGDKEFLDNAHKVNPYHLSPVIAVTVKQSEEIQEAGPLPVKVDLNKTCV, from the exons atgtctgtgtgtttgagtggAGACTGGTGCGTgcgtgatgatgatgatgatgatgcgtGTGACGCCACAAGCAGAAGCAGATCAGCGGAGCAGCAGACAGGACCCGggctgaggcagcagcagcagcagcagcagcatcttcaTCATCCGCCACACACTGGAGCAGCTCAGTGCCGTTTGAAGCTCGACTCTCCGCTCCTCTCTTCAGGGTTTGAGATGCTCCGGCTCGGCGGCAGGATGTGCGGCTTCTCGGCCCTGCTCTCGGTGCTCCTCGCTGGGCTCGCGGCGGCGTCCTCGGATCTGTTTGACAACCAACTGGGCGACATCAATTACTGCAAAAAGCAATGCGGGCTCaccatcaaaaacaaaagcccCGCTAAA GACTCCATAATGAACGCCTGTCACCGTGGCTGTCGCCTCTACTCCATTTGCCAGTTTGTCAATGGCAACGCCGGCTTTAATACCAGCAGGGAGGAGTGTCAGGGAG cctGCCAAGAGGCATATATCAAGCTACTGGAGCAGGAGGCCTGCTGCACCGGCTGTGCCAGCCAGCCTTCTGAACCTGAGATcaagaggaggaag CTGAGGGCCATGACTCTCCGTCCAAAGCCCCCTTCTGTGATGGAGGCCGTGTCCAGTTGGTGCAATGACATTGTCAGCTCTGCTCAGagcttcatctcctccacctggacCTTCTACCTGCAGGCTGATGACGGCAAGGTTGTGGTTTTCCAG AGCCAGCCAGAGATGGAGTACTCTCTGCCCGAGCTGCAGGCTCCTCGATCCAGCGTGGCCGACAAACCCTGGCCACAGGTCCACTCTCACACCCAGAGACCCCACG GTGTGAGGGGGCACGGAGAAAAGGGAGCACCCAAAGCAGCAGGCAAAGGGAAGCACGCCGCCCAGCACGCAGAGGACCCCGCGGCTGAGCACGACTTCCTCGGCTGCATGTCAAg ACGCTCGGGCCTTCCACGGTGGATTCTGGCCGCTTGTCTCTTCCTGTCCATCATGGTCATGTTGTGGCTCAGTTGTGCCAGCCTCGTCACTGCTCCGGAGCAGCACATCAAGACACAG ctgAGCATCAACGGAGATAAAGAGTTCCTGGACAACGCCCACAAAGTCAACCCGTACCACCTGAGCCCTGTGATCGCTGTCACCGTCAAGCAATCGGAGGAGATCCAGGAAGCGGGGCCGCTGCCGGTGAAAGTCGACCTCAACAAAACGTGCGTTTAG